The Symphalangus syndactylus isolate Jambi chromosome 8, NHGRI_mSymSyn1-v2.1_pri, whole genome shotgun sequence genome includes a window with the following:
- the AKT1 gene encoding RAC-alpha serine/threonine-protein kinase isoform X2, producing the protein MSDVAIVKEGWLHKRGEYIKTWRPRYFLLKNDGTFIGYKERPQDVDQREAPLNNFSVAQCQLMKTERPRPNTFIIRCLQWTTVIERTFHVETPEEREEWTTAIQTVADGLKKQEEEEMDFRSGSPSDNSGAEEMEVSLAKPKHRVTMNEFEYLKLLGKGTFGKVILVKEKATGRYYAMKILKKEVIVAKDEVAHTLTENRVLQNSRHPFLTALKYSFQTHDRLCFVMEYANGGELFFHLSRERVFSEDRARFYGAEIVSALDYLHSEKNVVYRDLKLENLMLDKDGHIKITDFGLCKEGIKDGATMKTFCGTPEYLAPEVLEDNDYGRAVDWWGLGVVMYEMMCGRLPFYNQDHEKLFELILMEEIRFPRTLGPEAKSLLSGLLKKDPKQRLGGGSEDAKEIMQHRFFAGIVWQHVYEKKLSPPFKPQVTSETDTRYFDEEFTAQMITITPPDQDDSMECVDSERRPHFPQFSYSASGTA; encoded by the exons GGGAGTACATCAAGACCTGGCGGCCACGCTACTTCCTCCTCAAGAATGATGGCACCTTCATTGGCTACAAGGAGCGGCCGCAGGACGTGGACCAACGTGAGGCCCCCCTCAACAACTTCTCTGTAGCAC AGTGCCAGCTGATGAAGACGGAGCGGCCCCGGCCCAACACCTTCATCATCCGCTGCCTGCAGTGGACCACTGTCATCGAGCGCACCTTCCACGTGGAGACTCCCGAGGAGCG GGAGGAGTGGACAACTGCCATCCAGACGGTGGCCGACGGCCTcaagaagcaggaggaggaggagatggactTCCGGTCGGGCTCACCCAGCGACAACTCAGGGGCTGAAGAGATGGAGGTGTCCCTGGCCAAGCCCAAGCACCGTGTG ACCATGAACGAGTTTGAGTACCTGAAACTGCTGGGCAAGGGCACTTTCGGGAAGGTGATCCTGGTGAAGGAGAAGGCCACAGGCCGCTACTACGCCATGAAGATCCTCAAGAAGGAAGTCATCGTGGCCAAG GACGAAGTGGCCCACACACTCACCGAGAACCGCGTCCTGCAGAACTCCAGGCACCCCTTCCTCACG GCCCTGAAGTACTCTTTCCAGACCCACGACCGCCTGTGCTTCGTCATGGAGTACGCCAACGGGGGCGAG CTGTTCTTCCACCTGTCCCGGGAGCGTGTGTTCTCCGAGGACCGGGCCCGCTTCTATGGCGCTGAGATCGTGTCGGCCCTGGACTACCTGCACTCGGAGAAGAACGTGGTGTACCGGGACCTCAAG CTGGAGAACCTCATGCTGGACAAGGATGGGCACATTAAGATCACAGACTTCGGGCTGTGCAAGGAGGGGATCAAGGACGGGGCCACCATGAAGACCTTTTGCGGCACACCCGAGTACCTGGCCCCCGAG GTGCTGGAGGACAATGACTACGGCCGTGCAGTGGACTggtgggggctgggcgtggtcaTGTACGAGATGATGTGCGGCCGCCTGCCCTTCTACAACCAGGACCATGAGAAGCTTTTCGAGCTCATCCTCATGGAGGAGATCCGCTTCCCGCGCACGCTTGGTCCTGAGGCCAAGTCCTTGCTCTCGGGGCTGCTCAAGAAGGACCCCAAGCAGAG GCTTGGCGGGGGCTCCGAGGACGCCAAGGAGATCATGCAGCATCGCTTCTTTGCCGGCATCGTGTGGCAGCACGTGTACGAGAAGAAG cTCAGCCCACCCTTCAAGCCCCAGGTCACATCGGAGACCGACACCAGGTATTTTGATGAGGAGTTCACGGCCCAGATGATCACCATCACACCACCTGACCAAG ACGACAGCATGGAGTGTGTGGACAGCGAGCGCAGGCCCCACTTCCCCCAGTTCTCCTACTCAGCCAGCGGCACGGCCTGA
- the AKT1 gene encoding RAC-alpha serine/threonine-protein kinase isoform X1 — protein sequence MSDVAIVKEGWLHKRGEYIKTWRPRYFLLKNDGTFIGYKERPQDVDQREAPLNNFSVAQCQLMKTERPRPNTFIIRCLQWTTVIERTFHVETPEEREEWTTAIQTVADGLKKQEEEEMDFRSGSPSDNSGAEEMEVSLAKPKHRVTMNEFEYLKLLGKGTFGKVILVKEKATGRYYAMKILKKEVIVAKDEVAHTLTENRVLQNSRHPFLTALKYSFQTHDRLCFVMEYANGGELFFHLSRERVFSEDRARFYGAEIVSALDYLHSEKNVVYRDLKLENLMLDKDGHIKITDFGLCKEGIKDGATMKTFCGTPEYLAPEVLEDNDYGRAVDWWGLGVVMYEMMCGRLPFYNQDHEKLFELILMEEIRFPRTLGPEAKSLLSGLLKKDPKQRLGGGSEDAKEIMQHRFFAGIVWQHVYEKKLSPPFKPQVTSETDTRYFDEEFTAQMITITPPDQGEGPLCLPPPTPFSLHTQRGLQCSAFLASDVLKSKYLKRFLLESANDQGGRQCSEGPGPCVNLWGPASVSWQYGSVLAAL from the exons GGGAGTACATCAAGACCTGGCGGCCACGCTACTTCCTCCTCAAGAATGATGGCACCTTCATTGGCTACAAGGAGCGGCCGCAGGACGTGGACCAACGTGAGGCCCCCCTCAACAACTTCTCTGTAGCAC AGTGCCAGCTGATGAAGACGGAGCGGCCCCGGCCCAACACCTTCATCATCCGCTGCCTGCAGTGGACCACTGTCATCGAGCGCACCTTCCACGTGGAGACTCCCGAGGAGCG GGAGGAGTGGACAACTGCCATCCAGACGGTGGCCGACGGCCTcaagaagcaggaggaggaggagatggactTCCGGTCGGGCTCACCCAGCGACAACTCAGGGGCTGAAGAGATGGAGGTGTCCCTGGCCAAGCCCAAGCACCGTGTG ACCATGAACGAGTTTGAGTACCTGAAACTGCTGGGCAAGGGCACTTTCGGGAAGGTGATCCTGGTGAAGGAGAAGGCCACAGGCCGCTACTACGCCATGAAGATCCTCAAGAAGGAAGTCATCGTGGCCAAG GACGAAGTGGCCCACACACTCACCGAGAACCGCGTCCTGCAGAACTCCAGGCACCCCTTCCTCACG GCCCTGAAGTACTCTTTCCAGACCCACGACCGCCTGTGCTTCGTCATGGAGTACGCCAACGGGGGCGAG CTGTTCTTCCACCTGTCCCGGGAGCGTGTGTTCTCCGAGGACCGGGCCCGCTTCTATGGCGCTGAGATCGTGTCGGCCCTGGACTACCTGCACTCGGAGAAGAACGTGGTGTACCGGGACCTCAAG CTGGAGAACCTCATGCTGGACAAGGATGGGCACATTAAGATCACAGACTTCGGGCTGTGCAAGGAGGGGATCAAGGACGGGGCCACCATGAAGACCTTTTGCGGCACACCCGAGTACCTGGCCCCCGAG GTGCTGGAGGACAATGACTACGGCCGTGCAGTGGACTggtgggggctgggcgtggtcaTGTACGAGATGATGTGCGGCCGCCTGCCCTTCTACAACCAGGACCATGAGAAGCTTTTCGAGCTCATCCTCATGGAGGAGATCCGCTTCCCGCGCACGCTTGGTCCTGAGGCCAAGTCCTTGCTCTCGGGGCTGCTCAAGAAGGACCCCAAGCAGAG GCTTGGCGGGGGCTCCGAGGACGCCAAGGAGATCATGCAGCATCGCTTCTTTGCCGGCATCGTGTGGCAGCACGTGTACGAGAAGAAG cTCAGCCCACCCTTCAAGCCCCAGGTCACATCGGAGACCGACACCAGGTATTTTGATGAGGAGTTCACGGCCCAGATGATCACCATCACACCACCTGACCAAGGTGAggggccactgtgcctgcccccgcccactcccttttctctccatACTCAGAGAGGCCTGCAGTGTTCAGCTTTTTTGGCTTCAgatgttttaaaatctaaatatttaaaaaggttcCTTTTGGAGAGTGCCAATGATCAGGGTGGGAGGCAGTGCTCTGAGGGCCCAGGTCCCTGTGTCAATCTGTGgggccctgcctcagtttcctggcaGTATGGCAGCGTGCTGGCCGCGCTTTAA
- the AKT1 gene encoding RAC-alpha serine/threonine-protein kinase isoform X3: MSDVAIVKEGWLHKRGEYIKTWRPRYFLLKNDGTFIGYKERPQDVDQREAPLNNFSVAQCQLMKTERPRPNTFIIRCLQWTTVIERTFHVETPEEREEWTTAIQTVADGLKKQEEEEMDFRSGSPSDNSGAEEMEVSLAKPKHRVTMNEFEYLKLLGKGTFGKVILVKEKATGRYYAMKILKKEVIVAKDEVAHTLTENRVLQNSRHPFLTALKYSFQTHDRLCFVMEYANGGELFFHLSRERVFSEDRARFYGAEIVSALDYLHSEKNVVYRDLKLENLMLDKDGHIKITDFGLCKEGIKDGATMKTFCGTPEYLAPEVLEDNDYGRAVDWWGLGVVMYEMMCGRLPFYNQDHEKLFELILMEEIRFPRTLGPEAKSLLSGLLKKDPKQRLGGGSEDAKEIMQHRFFAGIVWQHVYEKKLSPPFKPQVTSETDTRYFDEEFTAQMITITPPDQGPP; encoded by the exons GGGAGTACATCAAGACCTGGCGGCCACGCTACTTCCTCCTCAAGAATGATGGCACCTTCATTGGCTACAAGGAGCGGCCGCAGGACGTGGACCAACGTGAGGCCCCCCTCAACAACTTCTCTGTAGCAC AGTGCCAGCTGATGAAGACGGAGCGGCCCCGGCCCAACACCTTCATCATCCGCTGCCTGCAGTGGACCACTGTCATCGAGCGCACCTTCCACGTGGAGACTCCCGAGGAGCG GGAGGAGTGGACAACTGCCATCCAGACGGTGGCCGACGGCCTcaagaagcaggaggaggaggagatggactTCCGGTCGGGCTCACCCAGCGACAACTCAGGGGCTGAAGAGATGGAGGTGTCCCTGGCCAAGCCCAAGCACCGTGTG ACCATGAACGAGTTTGAGTACCTGAAACTGCTGGGCAAGGGCACTTTCGGGAAGGTGATCCTGGTGAAGGAGAAGGCCACAGGCCGCTACTACGCCATGAAGATCCTCAAGAAGGAAGTCATCGTGGCCAAG GACGAAGTGGCCCACACACTCACCGAGAACCGCGTCCTGCAGAACTCCAGGCACCCCTTCCTCACG GCCCTGAAGTACTCTTTCCAGACCCACGACCGCCTGTGCTTCGTCATGGAGTACGCCAACGGGGGCGAG CTGTTCTTCCACCTGTCCCGGGAGCGTGTGTTCTCCGAGGACCGGGCCCGCTTCTATGGCGCTGAGATCGTGTCGGCCCTGGACTACCTGCACTCGGAGAAGAACGTGGTGTACCGGGACCTCAAG CTGGAGAACCTCATGCTGGACAAGGATGGGCACATTAAGATCACAGACTTCGGGCTGTGCAAGGAGGGGATCAAGGACGGGGCCACCATGAAGACCTTTTGCGGCACACCCGAGTACCTGGCCCCCGAG GTGCTGGAGGACAATGACTACGGCCGTGCAGTGGACTggtgggggctgggcgtggtcaTGTACGAGATGATGTGCGGCCGCCTGCCCTTCTACAACCAGGACCATGAGAAGCTTTTCGAGCTCATCCTCATGGAGGAGATCCGCTTCCCGCGCACGCTTGGTCCTGAGGCCAAGTCCTTGCTCTCGGGGCTGCTCAAGAAGGACCCCAAGCAGAG GCTTGGCGGGGGCTCCGAGGACGCCAAGGAGATCATGCAGCATCGCTTCTTTGCCGGCATCGTGTGGCAGCACGTGTACGAGAAGAAG cTCAGCCCACCCTTCAAGCCCCAGGTCACATCGGAGACCGACACCAGGTATTTTGATGAGGAGTTCACGGCCCAGATGATCACCATCACACCACCTGACCAAG GCCCTCCCTGA